The following are encoded together in the Equus quagga isolate Etosha38 chromosome 15, UCLA_HA_Equagga_1.0, whole genome shotgun sequence genome:
- the MRPS10 gene encoding 28S ribosomal protein S10, mitochondrial isoform X2, whose product MAARGVLGAVCRRLWQDSRNFSVNNCKSSTAKNGGFLLSTNMKWVQFSNLHIDVPKDVNKPMITVSDEPDTLYKRLSVLVKGHDKAVLDSYEYFAVLAAKELGISIKVHEPPRKIERLTLLKSVHIFKKHRVQYEMRTLYRCLELERVTGSTADVYLEYIQRNLPEGVAMEVTKTRLERLPEHIKEPIWETIPEEKEESKS is encoded by the exons ATGGCGGCGCGAGGAGTGCTTGGCGCGGTTTGCCGGCGACTCTGGCAG gattcgaggaatttttctgtaaacaatTGTAAGAGCAGTACAGCTAAAAATGGTGGCTTTCTACT CAGTACCAATATGAAGTGGGTACAGTTTTCAAACCTACACATTGATGTTCCCAAGGATGTGAACAAGCCAATG aTAACCGTTTCTGATGAACCAGACACATTATATAAGCGCCTGTCAGTTTTAGTAAAAGGCCATGATAAGGCTGTATTGGACAGTTATGAATATTTTGCCGTGCTTGCTGCTAAAGAACTTGGTATCTCTATTAAAGT ACATGAACCTCCAAGAAAAATAGAGCGATTGACTCTTCTCAAATCGGTACATATTTTCAAGAAGCACAGAGTTCAGTATGAGATGAGAACACTTTACAGATGTTTAGAG ttAGAACGTGTAACTGGAAGTACAGCGGATGTCTATTTGGAATATATTCAGCGAAACTTACCTGAAGGAGTTGCCATGGAAGTTACGAAG acaAGATTAGAACGGCTACCAGAACACATCAAGGAGCCAATCTGGGAAACGAtaccagaggaaaaagaagaaagcaagtcATAA
- the MRPS10 gene encoding 28S ribosomal protein S10, mitochondrial isoform X1 yields the protein MSGLIEDSWILIPVSAVCCYITHPTASGKPHRTLDSRNFSVNNCKSSTAKNGGFLLSTNMKWVQFSNLHIDVPKDVNKPMITVSDEPDTLYKRLSVLVKGHDKAVLDSYEYFAVLAAKELGISIKVHEPPRKIERLTLLKSVHIFKKHRVQYEMRTLYRCLELERVTGSTADVYLEYIQRNLPEGVAMEVTKTRLERLPEHIKEPIWETIPEEKEESKS from the exons atgtctggcttaatagaagacagctggattctcataccTGTTTCTGCAGTCTGTTGCTATATCACACATCCTACAGCCTCTGGAAAACCTCACCGGACACTG gattcgaggaatttttctgtaaacaatTGTAAGAGCAGTACAGCTAAAAATGGTGGCTTTCTACT CAGTACCAATATGAAGTGGGTACAGTTTTCAAACCTACACATTGATGTTCCCAAGGATGTGAACAAGCCAATG aTAACCGTTTCTGATGAACCAGACACATTATATAAGCGCCTGTCAGTTTTAGTAAAAGGCCATGATAAGGCTGTATTGGACAGTTATGAATATTTTGCCGTGCTTGCTGCTAAAGAACTTGGTATCTCTATTAAAGT ACATGAACCTCCAAGAAAAATAGAGCGATTGACTCTTCTCAAATCGGTACATATTTTCAAGAAGCACAGAGTTCAGTATGAGATGAGAACACTTTACAGATGTTTAGAG ttAGAACGTGTAACTGGAAGTACAGCGGATGTCTATTTGGAATATATTCAGCGAAACTTACCTGAAGGAGTTGCCATGGAAGTTACGAAG acaAGATTAGAACGGCTACCAGAACACATCAAGGAGCCAATCTGGGAAACGAtaccagaggaaaaagaagaaagcaagtcATAA
- the MRPS10 gene encoding 28S ribosomal protein S10, mitochondrial isoform X3, with the protein MSDSRNFSVNNCKSSTAKNGGFLLSTNMKWVQFSNLHIDVPKDVNKPMITVSDEPDTLYKRLSVLVKGHDKAVLDSYEYFAVLAAKELGISIKVHEPPRKIERLTLLKSVHIFKKHRVQYEMRTLYRCLELERVTGSTADVYLEYIQRNLPEGVAMEVTKTRLERLPEHIKEPIWETIPEEKEESKS; encoded by the exons ATGAGT gattcgaggaatttttctgtaaacaatTGTAAGAGCAGTACAGCTAAAAATGGTGGCTTTCTACT CAGTACCAATATGAAGTGGGTACAGTTTTCAAACCTACACATTGATGTTCCCAAGGATGTGAACAAGCCAATG aTAACCGTTTCTGATGAACCAGACACATTATATAAGCGCCTGTCAGTTTTAGTAAAAGGCCATGATAAGGCTGTATTGGACAGTTATGAATATTTTGCCGTGCTTGCTGCTAAAGAACTTGGTATCTCTATTAAAGT ACATGAACCTCCAAGAAAAATAGAGCGATTGACTCTTCTCAAATCGGTACATATTTTCAAGAAGCACAGAGTTCAGTATGAGATGAGAACACTTTACAGATGTTTAGAG ttAGAACGTGTAACTGGAAGTACAGCGGATGTCTATTTGGAATATATTCAGCGAAACTTACCTGAAGGAGTTGCCATGGAAGTTACGAAG acaAGATTAGAACGGCTACCAGAACACATCAAGGAGCCAATCTGGGAAACGAtaccagaggaaaaagaagaaagcaagtcATAA
- the MRPS10 gene encoding 28S ribosomal protein S10, mitochondrial isoform X4 — translation MSDSRNFSVNNCKSSTAKNGGFLLTNMKWVQFSNLHIDVPKDVNKPMITVSDEPDTLYKRLSVLVKGHDKAVLDSYEYFAVLAAKELGISIKVHEPPRKIERLTLLKSVHIFKKHRVQYEMRTLYRCLELERVTGSTADVYLEYIQRNLPEGVAMEVTKTRLERLPEHIKEPIWETIPEEKEESKS, via the exons ATGAGT gattcgaggaatttttctgtaaacaatTGTAAGAGCAGTACAGCTAAAAATGGTGGCTTTCTACT TACCAATATGAAGTGGGTACAGTTTTCAAACCTACACATTGATGTTCCCAAGGATGTGAACAAGCCAATG aTAACCGTTTCTGATGAACCAGACACATTATATAAGCGCCTGTCAGTTTTAGTAAAAGGCCATGATAAGGCTGTATTGGACAGTTATGAATATTTTGCCGTGCTTGCTGCTAAAGAACTTGGTATCTCTATTAAAGT ACATGAACCTCCAAGAAAAATAGAGCGATTGACTCTTCTCAAATCGGTACATATTTTCAAGAAGCACAGAGTTCAGTATGAGATGAGAACACTTTACAGATGTTTAGAG ttAGAACGTGTAACTGGAAGTACAGCGGATGTCTATTTGGAATATATTCAGCGAAACTTACCTGAAGGAGTTGCCATGGAAGTTACGAAG acaAGATTAGAACGGCTACCAGAACACATCAAGGAGCCAATCTGGGAAACGAtaccagaggaaaaagaagaaagcaagtcATAA